In Nycticebus coucang isolate mNycCou1 chromosome 24, mNycCou1.pri, whole genome shotgun sequence, a single window of DNA contains:
- the SOX7 gene encoding transcription factor SOX-7 → MASLLGAYPWPEGLECPALEAELSDGLSPSAAPRPPGDKGSESRIRRPMNAFMVWAKDERKRLAVQNPDLHNAELSKMLGKSWKALTLSQKRPYVDEAERLRLQHMQDYPNYKYRPRRKKQAKRLCKRVDPGFLLSSLSRDQESLPEKRSSSRGVPGEKEDRGEYSSITALPSLRGCYHKGPAGGGGTPGSVDTYPYGLPTPPEMSPLDVLEPEQTFFSSPCQDEPAHPHHISHLPGAPYSPEYAPTPLHCGRPLGSLALGQSISVSMMSTVPGCPPSPAYYSPTTYHPLQSNLHTHLGQLSPPPEHPGFDALDQLSQVELLGDMDRNEFDQYLNTPGHPDSAASTMALSEHAPVSQVTPVGPTETSLISALADATATYYNSYSVS, encoded by the exons ATGGCCTCGCTGCTGGGAGCCTACCCGTGGCCCGAGGGGCTGGAGTGCCCGGCCCTGGAGGCCGAGCTGTCGGACGGGCTGTCGCCGTCGGCGGCCCCCCGCCCTCCGGGGGACAAGGGTTCGGAGAGCCGTATCCGGCGGCCCATGAACGCCTTCATGGTGTGGGCCAAGGACGAGAGGAAACGGCTGGCGGTGCAGAACCCGGACCTGCACAACGCCGAGCTCAGCAAGATGCTGG GAAAGTCGTGGAAGGCACTGACGCTGTCCCAGAAGAGGCCCTACGTGGACGAGGCGGAGCGGCTACGCCTGCAGCACATGCAGGACTACCCCAACTACAAGTACCGACCCCGCAGGAAGAAGCAGGCCAAGCGCCTCTGCAAGCGCGTGGACCCCGGCTTCCTCCTGAGCTCTCTGTCCCGGGACCAGGAATCCCTGCCTGAGAAGAGGAGCAGCAGCCGGGGGGTGCCGGGGGAGAAGGAGGACAGGGGTGAGTACTCCTCCATCACCGCCCTGCCCAGCCTGCGGGGCTGCTACCACAAGGGACCAGCTGGTGGCGGCGGCACCCCAGGCAGTGTGGACACATATCCATACGGGCTGCCCACGCCCCCAGAGATGTCTCCGCTGGACGTGCTGGAGCCGGAGCAGACCTTCTTCTCCTCCCCCTGCCAGGACGAGCCGGCCCATCCCCACCACATCTCCCACCTGCCGGGGGCCCCGTACTCACCAGAGTATGCCCCCACCCCCCTGCACTGCGGCCGCCCCCTGGGCTCACTGGCCCTTGGCCAGTCCATCAGTGTCTCTATGATGTCCACCGTACCCGGCTGCCCGCCATCCCCTGCCTATTACTCCCCTACCACCTACCACCCTCTCCAGTCCAACCTCCATACCCACCTGGGCCAACTCTCTCCGCCTCCGGAACACCCTGGCTTCGATGCCCTGGATCAGCTGAGCCAGGTGGAACTCCTGGGAGACATGGATCGCAATGAATTTGATCAGTATTTGAACACTCCTGGCCACCCAGACTCTGCCGCCAGTACCATGGCCCTCAGTGAGCATGCCCCAGTCTCCCAGGTGACACCAGTGGGCCCCACAGAGACCAGCCTCATCTCAGCCCTCGCTGATGCCACAGCCACATACTACAACAGCTACAGTGTGTCATAG